One Endozoicomonas gorgoniicola DNA window includes the following coding sequences:
- a CDS encoding NYN domain-containing protein, which yields MQKIAFFVDGGYFVRRIKYYHRKHFQACALEPHHIVSVIYNLVRKHQENLGRDQLYRIYYYDAPPLEKQIRYPRPASGHQTPGTWNCKKESGYIFQTELHKQLRASRKLALRMGKLSNSGQWQVKDTVLRELLANEKQFSDLTNDDFYYSVQQKGVDTRIGVDITTVTLNHYADTIVLLASDADFVPAAKLARTHGVDVVLDPLWGNVDSDLQTHIDGKKSFDLVNQLKHILGHEPEPRPKWWTE from the coding sequence ATGCAGAAAATCGCTTTTTTTGTAGATGGTGGCTATTTTGTCCGGCGGATCAAGTATTATCATCGGAAGCATTTTCAAGCCTGTGCATTAGAACCTCATCATATTGTTTCTGTCATATACAATCTTGTCAGAAAGCATCAGGAAAATCTGGGACGGGATCAACTGTACCGGATTTACTATTACGATGCCCCGCCTCTTGAGAAACAGATTCGATACCCCCGACCGGCTTCTGGTCATCAAACACCCGGCACCTGGAACTGTAAGAAAGAGTCGGGATATATTTTCCAAACGGAGCTTCACAAGCAATTGAGAGCTTCTCGCAAGTTGGCACTTCGCATGGGTAAACTGTCTAACTCTGGGCAGTGGCAGGTGAAGGACACGGTATTAAGGGAGCTGTTGGCGAATGAAAAGCAGTTTTCTGATCTGACTAATGATGACTTTTATTATAGTGTGCAACAGAAAGGCGTGGATACCCGAATTGGTGTCGATATTACCACCGTGACTTTGAATCACTATGCCGACACTATTGTTCTACTCGCCAGTGATGCAGACTTTGTTCCCGCCGCAAAACTGGCAAGAACCCATGGTGTCGATGTGGTTCTGGATCCACTATGGGGTAATGTGGATAGTGATCTCCAGACCCATATTGATGGAAAAAAATCCTTCGATTTGGTCAATCAGCTGAAACATATTCTCGGCCATGAGCCAGAGCCCAGACCTAAATGGTGGACTGAATAG
- a CDS encoding transposase yields MDRLLPLVAAVVSQTERRVFKGEKVPAQEKIVSLYEPHTDIIVKDRRDVQYSHKLNLTQGKSRMFLDLVIETGNPADSDRFIPMLKRQIDIYERAPRQAAVDGGYASSTNLEDAKALGVNDVAFHKKRGLEVKDMVKSQYVYRKLYCFRAGIEAGISWLKRCFGLSVCPCQDEEHFEAWCWAAVVCYNFVILSRYPAPAIA; encoded by the coding sequence GTGGATCGGTTGTTACCGTTGGTTGCAGCCGTTGTTTCTCAGACTGAACGTCGTGTATTCAAAGGTGAAAAAGTTCCGGCACAGGAGAAAATTGTCAGCCTGTACGAACCTCATACAGACATCATTGTGAAAGACCGTCGTGATGTTCAATACAGCCATAAGCTCAACCTGACACAAGGTAAGAGCCGGATGTTTCTCGATCTGGTCATTGAGACGGGCAACCCGGCAGATTCAGACCGTTTCATCCCCATGCTTAAGCGACAAATAGATATTTATGAACGAGCGCCACGACAAGCTGCGGTGGATGGTGGGTATGCCAGCAGCACCAATCTTGAGGATGCAAAAGCATTGGGAGTTAACGATGTCGCTTTTCATAAAAAGAGGGGGCTGGAAGTAAAAGATATGGTCAAGAGCCAATATGTCTATCGGAAGCTATATTGCTTCCGGGCAGGTATCGAAGCAGGAATTTCGTGGTTAAAACGGTGTTTTGGACTTTCTGTATGTCCTTGCCAAGACGAAGAGCATTTTGAGGCCTGGTGTTGGGCGGCGGTTGTTTGCTACAACTTTGTGATTCTGAGTCGTTATCCAGCCCCCGCCATAGCGTAA
- a CDS encoding phospholipase D-like domain-containing protein, which yields MIQRYSSRQQPLGRSFIREKLVGAQSYDRIAGFFRSSIFEVAGEALDSMTGKVRVICNSELLAEDVITAKAARQAMRRDWCAGEPEKLPEANHDRFKTLYEFLVSGKMEVRVLPDEAFGLVHGKAGVITLADGSKTSFMGSTNESLTAWKLNYEMVWEDDSQEAVDWVENEFNALWNHHLATPLSDFVITDIKRISERVEVDRSTWQQEPDIDPAAAIVEIPVYRKEFGLWPHQKYFVKKAFDDHLKGGARYILADQVGLGKTVQLALAGMLMALQGNKPVLVIAPKPLTLQWQDELMELLTRPPSGRVSSGWMNRVLPGLLPGRRVFSNARGGWALFPRGSLLPVLKSRITFLLLTMNASLWMKLTAPDGKK from the coding sequence GTGATTCAGCGTTATTCATCCCGCCAGCAGCCACTGGGTCGGTCGTTTATCCGTGAAAAACTGGTTGGCGCACAATCCTACGACCGCATTGCCGGTTTTTTTCGATCCAGTATTTTTGAAGTGGCTGGTGAAGCCCTGGACAGCATGACCGGTAAGGTCAGGGTTATTTGCAATTCAGAGCTGCTGGCAGAAGATGTCATCACCGCCAAAGCCGCCCGGCAGGCCATGCGACGGGACTGGTGCGCCGGAGAGCCGGAAAAGTTGCCGGAAGCCAACCATGACCGCTTTAAGACGCTCTACGAATTTCTGGTTTCCGGGAAAATGGAGGTGCGGGTTTTGCCTGACGAAGCCTTTGGTCTTGTGCATGGTAAGGCAGGAGTTATTACTCTGGCCGATGGCAGCAAAACCAGCTTTATGGGCAGCACCAACGAGAGCCTGACCGCCTGGAAACTGAACTATGAAATGGTGTGGGAAGACGATTCACAGGAGGCTGTAGACTGGGTTGAGAATGAGTTTAACGCTCTCTGGAACCATCATCTTGCCACTCCGCTCAGCGATTTCGTCATTACCGATATAAAGCGGATTTCAGAACGGGTTGAGGTCGACAGAAGCACCTGGCAGCAGGAACCCGATATTGACCCGGCTGCTGCCATTGTCGAAATTCCGGTTTATCGCAAAGAGTTCGGGCTCTGGCCTCATCAGAAGTATTTTGTAAAAAAAGCCTTCGACGACCACCTGAAAGGCGGAGCCCGGTATATCCTTGCAGATCAAGTGGGTCTGGGTAAAACGGTACAGCTGGCGCTGGCGGGTATGTTGATGGCGCTTCAGGGGAATAAGCCCGTATTAGTGATTGCCCCCAAGCCTCTGACTTTGCAATGGCAGGATGAGTTGATGGAACTGCTTACCCGTCCGCCATCTGGACGGGTAAGCAGTGGCTGGATGAACAGGGTATTGCCTGGCCTGCTACCGGGCCGGAGAGTATTCTCAAATGCCCGAGGCGGCTGGGCATTGTTTCCCAGGGGCTCATTACTTCCGGTTCTGAAGTCAAGGATTACCTTCTTGCTGCTCACTATGAATGCGTCATTGTGGATGAAGCTCACCGCTCCAGACGGAAAAAAATAA